A segment of the Catenovulum adriaticum genome:
AATGATCGGTAGCCGTTCAAATTCAGCATCAAACCCGACAGATGGGATAGCTTTAGGTGAAATTTTTAGTTATAAAATTCAAGTTACAGGACATAATTTAAATGTGACCATTAGCCGAGAAGGTAAAGCAGATGTGGTACAAACTGTCGATATGTCAAACAGCGGTTACCACTTAGTGGATGATGAATACATGTATTTTAAAGCGGGAGCTTACAATCAAAACAACTCTGGAGAGGATACTGATTACGTGCAAACCACTTTTTATCAATTAGAGAATACACATTCCGAATACGATTATTAACCATGCCATAACGCCATGATTACGCGTTCAGCTCAGACCATTGCTGAACGCGCATTTTCATTCATCTAGATTTTAAGCTTGATGTAAACCGCCATTACTAATGACAAAACCAACCTGTTCCCTACTTCCCTCATAAGTGTACATGATCATAAAGCGGCACTAAAACTGTCCAACTGGAAGGGTATTTACTTTAAAATGAATAAAATGCACCTTTGGTAAAAATTCTGCCTTGCATACCCGAACTTAGATGCTATAAGTTTGTCAGAATCAAATATGTCAGATATACCCCAAGCGACTTTAAAATACTTCACCCATAGCTAAACGCATATTATTAATGCTCACAACTAATACTCACAACCACTGTATTGGAAATTATAGCTTGAAAGCCAAAGCTTTAGCTTTGATACCAACACAATAGCGATAAAAAGATCACTATTTGTCTTGGATATAAACATACTTTAAAAGGAACCTTATGAAACGCTTACGTCAATTTAATCACTTTAAAATGTCAATCACTTGTTTATTAGGTACAAGCCTTTTGTTTTCAACTTTTTTAGCGACTGCGCAACCAGAATATAACGCTGAGCTTGATGGCTTTGAGTACCCTCACCCAGTCAACAGGTTTGAGTTTGAATCGCAACAGCAAAATCTCCAAATGGCTTATTTAGATGTCACTGGGCCAACACAAAACGGTAAAACCATTATATTAATGCATGGCAAAAATTTTTGTGCCGCCACTTGGGAAAATACCATTACCCCTTTAACTAAAGCTGGTTACCGGGTTATAGCGCCTGATCAAATTGGGTTTTGTAAATCAAGTAAGCCGCAAGCGTATCAGTTTAGCTTTCATCAATTAGCGAATAATACAAAACAGCTTGTCGATAGCTTAGGCATTGAAAAAGTAACAGTCATGGGGCATTCAATGGGTGGCATGCTCGCTACACGTTATGCTTTAATGTTTCCAGAGCAAACTGCTCAATTGGTTTTGGTTAATCCAATAGGCCTTGAAGATTGGCATAAAAAAGGAGTGCCTTATCAAACGATCGACAAAAATTATCAAGCTGAACTAAATAAATCAGCTAAAGGCATTCGAAACTACCAACAGCACACTTACTATGTTGGAAAATGGGAACCTAGATTTGACCGTTGGGTTAATATGTTAGCGGGCATGTATGCCGGTAAAGATAAAAAATTAGTGGCTTGGAATCAAGCGCAAACGTCAGACATGGTATTTACACAGCCAGTAGTTGATGAGTTTGAAAATGTGAAAGTACCCAGCTTACTGTTAATTGGCGAAAAAGATAATACTGCAATTGGCAAAGCAAGGGCTTCAAAACAGCTCAAGAAACAATTGGGTCATTACCAAGTTTTAGGTGAACAGGCTGCTAAAGCAATTCCAAATGCTAAGCTTATTGAGTTTTCTGATTTAGGGCACTCTCCTCATATACAGGCACCCGATCGTTTTCACAAAGCTTTATTTGAGCATTTGCGCTAACCACTATCAATCAATACCAAGCTTGGCTCGCAAAATAATATTTGAAAAACCCAAAAAAAGACCCCATTGGTTAGTTTAACCAATGGGGGTTTAGATTATTTATAGCTGGATAGCTTCAAGCTATAAATTAGATAAGTTTTCATTAGAACTTATAAGTGACACCTGCAGTAACACGGCGGTCAGCTAAACCTTGGAAACACAGTAAAGCGCCTTCATTAACACAAGACTGAGTAATTTCAGATTTCGTTAAGTTAACGGCTTCAATGCCCACATTTAAATTTTCATTCACATCATAACTCACACTCGCATTCACCTGACCTCGGTCATGAACAACAACCGGGAAACCTAAAGTACTGTTTCGCGATGCGCCCGCTGCCGTGTCATCTGTGCGATAAGCTTCACGCCATGTATAACGTAAACGAGCTGACAAACCATGTTTTTCATAATAGCCAGTGATGTTATAAGCATTTTCAGAGAAATCTAACAACCCCTGAACCGCAGTCACTTTTTGGAAATTACGTTCATCATAAATGCCGTTAATTGCGTTAAAGATATCAGTACCACGCGTCGCAGATTCATTCTCAACTGAGCCACCATCATATTCTTGGATGGTGTAATTTGCTTGAATACCAAAACCTGATGCCCAGCCTAGTTCTTGCTCAAAACTTGATAAGTCGT
Coding sequences within it:
- a CDS encoding alpha/beta fold hydrolase produces the protein MKRLRQFNHFKMSITCLLGTSLLFSTFLATAQPEYNAELDGFEYPHPVNRFEFESQQQNLQMAYLDVTGPTQNGKTIILMHGKNFCAATWENTITPLTKAGYRVIAPDQIGFCKSSKPQAYQFSFHQLANNTKQLVDSLGIEKVTVMGHSMGGMLATRYALMFPEQTAQLVLVNPIGLEDWHKKGVPYQTIDKNYQAELNKSAKGIRNYQQHTYYVGKWEPRFDRWVNMLAGMYAGKDKKLVAWNQAQTSDMVFTQPVVDEFENVKVPSLLLIGEKDNTAIGKARASKQLKKQLGHYQVLGEQAAKAIPNAKLIEFSDLGHSPHIQAPDRFHKALFEHLR